In Oreochromis aureus strain Israel breed Guangdong linkage group 20, ZZ_aureus, whole genome shotgun sequence, the following are encoded in one genomic region:
- the si:ch211-251b21.1 gene encoding glutamate receptor U1, whose amino-acid sequence MKVCLALFVCVAALTAWFFTADAKELFITTIKDEPYAMSKGSELEGYCIDLISELSKKLGFKYNMHLVKDNRYGAVDSSGNWNGMIGEVIRGEADLAVAPLTVTAVRERFVDMTTPFIQTGLSFIVRKATDSEDSTFSLLAPFSTDMWIGIIIAFLLTGFCIFLVGRISPSEWAEPDTEEHSFTLLHSFWYITGALTLQGAGPHPKALSGRVVSAIWWLFSVLLLACYLCNLKSALNSNSKHISIKSFADLANQDVINYGTIESGSTMLFFKNSNNPVYRRIYQHMERKKSYVSNAEEGIRRTQEGNFAFIGEAVSLDLAVARYCKLTRSPEVISMRSYAIAAPLGSPLVKNLTVAILQLSESGELTYLREKWWASSCVGTGGAHISEALQPYDLRGLFLLLGLGLGIGLLLALLELLSRAHNQAKDGKKSCCLVLTSELNRRFGSGGESTEHDTSDKSKA is encoded by the exons GATGAACCATATGCCATGAGCAAGGGCTCTGAGCTAGAAGGCTACTGCATTGATCTGATCTCAGAGCTCTCCAAGAAGCTAGGCTTCAAGTACAACATGCATCTGGTCAAAGACAACCGCTATGGCGCCGTGGATTCCAGCGGCAACTGGAATGGCATGATTGGTGAAGTCATCAGAGGG GAGGCTGACCTGGCTGTGGCCCCGCTGACTGTCACTGCAGTCAGAGAGAGGTTTGTGGACATGACCACCCCCTTCATTCAAACTGGCCTCAGCTTCATTGTGCGCAAAGCAACAGATTCTGAAGACAGCACGTTCAGCCTGCTGGCGCCCTTCTCCACTGACATGTGGATTGGCATTATCATTGCTTTTCTGCTAACGGGTTTCTGCATATTCCTGGTGGGCAG GATCAGTCCCAGTGAATGGGCTGAGCCAGACACTGAAGAACACAGTTTCACTTTGCTGCACAGCTTCTGGTACATCACAGGAGCTCTCACCCTGCAAG GAGCCGGTCCTCACCCTAAGGCATTGTCTGGACGTGTAGTCAGTGCCATCTGGTGGCTGTTTTCTGTACTGCTGCTTGCCTGCTACCTCTGCAACTTAAAGTCTGCGTTGAACTCCAACAGCAAACACATCTCCATTAAGAGCTTTGCAGACCTGGCTAACCAGGATGTAATCAATTACGGCACAATTGAATCTGGATCTACTATGCTCTTCTTTAAG AATTCCAACAACCCTGTGTACCGGCGTATCTACCAGCACATGGAGCGTAAGAAAAGCTATGTGTCCAACGCGGAAGAGGGTATACGCCGCACACAGGAAGGAAACTTTGCATTTATTGGTGAAGCAGTGTCCTTGGACTTGGCAGTGGCTCGGTACTGTAAACTGACCCGTTCACCAGAGGTCATCTCTATGCGGTCCTACGCCATAGCAGCACCTCTAG GATCCCCACTGGTGAAGAATCTAACTGTTGCCATCCTCCAGCTCAGTGAGTCTGGTGAGCTAACATACCTGCGTGAGAAGTGGTGGGCCAGCAGCTGTGTTGGCACTGGTGGAGCCCACATCTCTGAGGCCCTGCAACCTTATGACTTACGGGGCCTGTTCCTCCTCCTGGGACTGGGTCTGGGCATCGGGCTCCTGCTAGCCCTGCTGGAGCTCTTATCAAGGGCCCACAACCAAGCTAAGGATGGCAAG AAATCCTGCTGCTTGGtgttgacatcagagctgaaccGGAGGTTTGGCAGTGGAGGGGAGAGCACAGAGCACGACACCTCAGACAAAAGCAAAGCCTAA